A single window of Salvia splendens isolate huo1 chromosome 6, SspV2, whole genome shotgun sequence DNA harbors:
- the LOC121807017 gene encoding uncharacterized protein LOC121807017, with protein sequence MFERVKIHQKGAENMKEDDDNELEMLLGKISHAASSFNLQSAHIDAHGHQHNNSNHVDHGRGYGFPYGHGHGHASCVVQQKMNGHDYCESHVHGMYGDGDELFGRNYARESSPVSGFSVKPTDGSSSSLFHGGVPSLYEIGSHFEDLRPQSVSGDGFWPDFRMVDENKLFGDFNLSENFSKMYVNEEEFPNGIESCEGINFKRYEVYEDLRKGFWGHGGFSLSSAEGHYRIQGENGSAFLEMQHDQSGNLHYSPGLFDGMFSPPDFGGNVFGDGSYPLGFVVPGVSSGLKRTPVGDAFRCASRNGVNLVEGRDTLYSPNVVQLTRILPCYGEENVLQYQPSVPNGRNKVPLHVRVPQGGIDAFTSEDSLIIQGEGVTNGMDRGHTHLRGLHHHKNAAEKPRERLQLNGGHHAAAVRDVCYGPGMVCPFSLPLKGISITDAQGYIYDIAKDQHGCRFLQKIFEEGTSQDVQIIFNEIIDHVLELMVNPFGNYLMQKLLEVCNEEQKTHILLRVTEEPGELVRISLNTHGTRVVQKLIETLKTRQQISLISSALEPGFLVLIKDLNGNHVVQRCLQCFTAEDSKFIFVAAAKYCVDIAMHQHGCCVLQRCISSSTGEF encoded by the exons ATGTTTGAGCGAGTGAAGATTCATCAGAAGGGTGCAGAAAATATGAAGGAAGACGATGATAATGAGCTGGAAATGTTACTGGGTAAGATCTCTCATGCAGCATCATCATTTAATCTTCAATCCGCACACATCGATGCACATGGTCATCAGCATAACAATAGTAATCATGTCGATCATGGCCGTGGTTATGGTTTTCCTTATGGCCATGGTCATGGTCATGCATCATGTGTGGTTCAGCAGAAAATGAATGGCCATGACTATTGCGAGAGTCATGTTCATGGTATgtatggtgatggtgatgagCTCTTTGGGCGCAACTATGCGCGTGAGTCTTCCCCTGTTAGTGGATTTTCTGTGAAACCTACCGATGGTTCTTCTTCGAGCCTGTTCCATGGTGGCGTGCCCTCCTTGTATGAGATTGGATCGCATTTCGAGGATCTGAGACCCCAGTCGGTCTCCGGGGATGGATTCTGGCCGGATTTCAGGATGGTCGATGAGAACAAACTGTTTGGTGATTTCAATTTGTCGGAAAATTTCAGTAAAATGTATGTTAACGAAGAGGAGTTCCCTAATGGCATCGAATCCTGCGAGGGGATAAATTTCAAGAGATATGAAGTGTATGAGGATCTTAGAAAGGGGTTTTGGGGGCATGGGGGATTTAGCCTCTCCAGTGCTGAAGGGCATTATAGGATTCAGGGTGAGAATGGTTCTGCATTTCTGGAAATGCAGCATGATCAGAGTGGTAATCTGCATTATTCACCTGGTCTGTTTGATGGGATGTTTTCCCCGCCGGATTTTGGAGGTAATGTATTTGGAGATGGAAGTTACCCTCTGGGGTTCGTGGTACCGGGTGTGTCCTCGGGTTTAAAAAGGACTCCAGTTGGTGATGCTTTTCGCTGTGCTTCACGGAATGGAGTAAATCTGGTTGAAGGAAGGGATACTTTATACTCACCTAATGTGGTTCAGTTGACACGCATTCTTCCTTGTTATGGTGAAGAAAATGTTCTTCAGTACCAACCATCAGTACCTAATGGACGAAACAAGGTGCCTCTCCATGTTAGAGTGCCTCAAGGGGGTATCGATGCCTTTACCAGCGAGGATAGTTTGATCATTCAGGGCGAGGGTGTTACTAATGGAATGGATAGAGGGCACACACATTTGAGGGGTCTTCACCATCATAAGAATGCTGCTGAGAAGCCTCGAGAGAGGTTGCAGCTAAATGGCGGTCACCATGCTGCTGCAGTCCGCGATGTTTGCTACGGTCCAGGGATGGTCTGTCCTTTCTCCTTGCCTTTAAAGGGTATTTCCATCACAGACGCTCAGGGATACATATACGACATTGCAAAGGATCAGCATGGTTGTCGATTTTTGCAAAAGATATTTGAAGAAGGAACTTCTCAAGATGTGCAGATAATATTCAATGAGATAattgaccatgttcttgagcTCATGGTTAATCCATTTGGAAATTATCTCATGCAAAAATTGTTGGAAGTGTGCAATGAAGAGCAGAAAACACACATATTGTTGCGGGTGACTGAGGAGCCAGGGGAGCTTGTTAGGATCTCTCTGAATACACATGG CACTCGGGTGGTCCAGAAATTAATCGAGACACTTAAAACAAGACAGCAAATATCACTTATTAGTTCAGCTCTTGAACCTGGTTTCCTTGTACTTATCAAGGACTTAAATGGTAATCATGTTGTTCAGCGGTGCTTGCAATGCTTTACTGCAGAAGATAGTAAG TTCATTTTTGTTGCTGCTGCAAAGTACTGTGTGGATATTGCGATGCATCAGCATGGGTGTTGTGTTCTGCAGCGTTGCATCAGTTCTTCCACAGGAGAATTTTGA
- the LOC121808319 gene encoding protein LNK1-like isoform X2 has translation MTDSGMYEFEDIGWDDLCQSDDHIVPRPLEDHSLLCDSSKKPHFEETNIAYNTEGRQSAGHVDQRREQGKSSLLSKRKYRIPERDSTPGAPSVVFFSSTDAESTKEASGLASEITTSSTPVHESSNTDTHGNQFCVTGTTGFKTNSSTDPLGDITHAGNNLNFFENDEVKDSSDFFNFGWPEIENFEDVDRIFRSCDSTFGLGASREDEFRWFSASDNIGSTGELVNSDFKFPSPESNSAENLSSNHTFLKGHSSNDGAMVGAPIRLRDGSWISENPESHVSYVDGHAIANGEQGCNPKAHLNRHQNQVQDQFEGKIKEHDIGNGASKLPDDAVQPPSRAKCYQDFSCQQQPMHALVPDSCNYLQNHLSYVHPDNSPSDLTSVNPTSSAVKTETNELTSPPTRDSSHTPSLFQSINGSHDLPLPEAVPTGTGKGVKLHRHHGSQSQVESNIKPANIVVQATSSNPGSMTEEAHYNQGKSENHSELAEVRHFIPAELGSSNVQESSTSSGKDDASLEAASFRQLKLVMEQLCPLLD, from the exons ATGACTGATTCTGGCATGTATGAG TTTGAAGACATAGGTTGGGATGATCTTTGTCAGAGTGATGACCATATAGTGCCTCGTCCTTTGGAAGATCATTCTCTCTTGTGTGATAGCTCCAAGAAACCTCACTTTGAAGAAACAAATATTGCATATAACACTGAGGGCAGACAATCTGCTGGACATGTTGATCAACGAAGAGAACAAGGAAAGTCATCATTATTGAGTAAAAGGAAGTACAGAATACCGGAAAGAGATTCTACACCGGGTGCACCAAGTGttgtatttttttcttcaaCAGATGCTGAATCGACCAAAGAAGCATCTGGTTTAGCTTCTGAGATAACCACATCCTCAACTCCTGTTCATGAAAGTAGTAATACAGATACCCATGGTAATCAGTTCTGTGTTACTGGTACCACTGGCTTTAAAACCAACTCCTCCACTGATCCTCTTGGTGACATAACTCATGCTGGCAACAATCTCAATTTCTTTGAAAATGATGAAGTCAAAGATTCAAGTGATTTCTTTAATTTTGGTTGGCCTGAAATAGAGAACTTTGAAGACGTTGACAGGATATTTAG GAGTTGTGACTCAACATTTGGACTTGGTGCCAGTAGAGAGGATGAGTTCCGCTGGTTTTCAGCATCAGATAACATCGGAAGCACTGGGGAACTTGTCAATTCAGACTTCAAATTCCCATCACCTGAGTCAAATTCTGCGGAAAATCTCTCATCAAACCATACCTTCTTAAAGGGCCATTCTTCAAATGATGGTGCCATGGTTGGTGCACCTATCAGGCTCAGAGATGGTTCCTGGATCTCAGAGAACCCTGAATCTCACGTGTCCTATGTGGATGGACATGCTATTGCGAATGGCGAGCAAGGATGTAACCCTAAAGCACAT CTGAACAGGCACCAAAATCAGGTGCAGGACCAGTTTGAgggaaaaataaaagagcatGATATTGGAAATGGTGCAAGTAAGCTTCCGGATGACGCAGTGCAGCCCCCTTCTAGGGCCAAGTGTTATCAAGATTTCTCATGCCAGCAACAACCAATGCATGCTTTGGTGCCAGATTCCtgtaattatttacaaaatcacCTATCGTATGTGCATCCAGATAACAGTCCTTCTGATCTGACATCAGTAAATCCAACATCTTCTGCTGTCAAAACTGAGACAAATGAGTTGACATCTCCACCAACCAGAGATTCTTCCCATACACCCAGTCTGTTTCAATCTATAAATGGCTCTCATGACCTTCCTCTTCCTGAAGCAGTTCCAACAGGAACTGGAAAAGGAGTAAAGCTACATCGTCACCATGGTAGTCAATCTCAAGTCGAGAGCAATATAAAACCTGCAAACATAGTGGTGCAAGCCACCTCAAGCAATCCTGGTTCTATGACAGAAGAAGCGCATTATAACCAAGGTAAGTCAGAGAATCATAGTGAGTTGGCAGAAGTACGCCACTTTATTCCAGCAGAATTAGGATCCTCAAATGTTCAAGAAAGCTCAACAAGTTCAGGCAAGGATGATGCTTCTCTGGAAGCAGCTAGTTTTCGCCAGCTTAAGCTGGTTATGGAGCAG CTGTGTCCATTGTTGGATTAG
- the LOC121808319 gene encoding protein LNK1-like isoform X1 — MTDSGMYEFEDIGWDDLCQSDDHIVPRPLEDHSLLCDSSKKPHFEETNIAYNTEGRQSAGHVDQRREQGKSSLLSKRKYRIPERDSTPGAPSVVFFSSTDAESTKEASGLASEITTSSTPVHESSNTDTHGNQFCVTGTTGFKTNSSTDPLGDITHAGNNLNFFENDEVKDSSDFFNFGWPEIENFEDVDRIFRSCDSTFGLGASREDEFRWFSASDNIGSTGELVNSDFKFPSPESNSAENLSSNHTFLKGHSSNDGAMVGAPIRLRDGSWISENPESHVSYVDGHAIANGEQGCNPKAHLNRHQNQVQDQFEGKIKEHDIGNGASKLPDDAVQPPSRAKCYQDFSCQQQPMHALVPDSCNYLQNHLSYVHPDNSPSDLTSVNPTSSAVKTETNELTSPPTRDSSHTPSLFQSINGSHDLPLPEAVPTGTGKGVKLHRHHGSQSQVESNIKPANIVVQATSSNPGSMTEEAHYNQGKSENHSELAEVRHFIPAELGSSNVQESSTSSGKDDASLEAASFRQLKLVMEQLDLRTKICIRDSLYRLARSAAKRHNHGNSNSSFDGVRDASGTLLAEGEKSFVDIETDTNPIDRSVAHLLFHRPSESSPASAQYSLPFKSPSMVRGSDTSRPVMKNLIESEEADDCKQLLSKS, encoded by the exons ATGACTGATTCTGGCATGTATGAG TTTGAAGACATAGGTTGGGATGATCTTTGTCAGAGTGATGACCATATAGTGCCTCGTCCTTTGGAAGATCATTCTCTCTTGTGTGATAGCTCCAAGAAACCTCACTTTGAAGAAACAAATATTGCATATAACACTGAGGGCAGACAATCTGCTGGACATGTTGATCAACGAAGAGAACAAGGAAAGTCATCATTATTGAGTAAAAGGAAGTACAGAATACCGGAAAGAGATTCTACACCGGGTGCACCAAGTGttgtatttttttcttcaaCAGATGCTGAATCGACCAAAGAAGCATCTGGTTTAGCTTCTGAGATAACCACATCCTCAACTCCTGTTCATGAAAGTAGTAATACAGATACCCATGGTAATCAGTTCTGTGTTACTGGTACCACTGGCTTTAAAACCAACTCCTCCACTGATCCTCTTGGTGACATAACTCATGCTGGCAACAATCTCAATTTCTTTGAAAATGATGAAGTCAAAGATTCAAGTGATTTCTTTAATTTTGGTTGGCCTGAAATAGAGAACTTTGAAGACGTTGACAGGATATTTAG GAGTTGTGACTCAACATTTGGACTTGGTGCCAGTAGAGAGGATGAGTTCCGCTGGTTTTCAGCATCAGATAACATCGGAAGCACTGGGGAACTTGTCAATTCAGACTTCAAATTCCCATCACCTGAGTCAAATTCTGCGGAAAATCTCTCATCAAACCATACCTTCTTAAAGGGCCATTCTTCAAATGATGGTGCCATGGTTGGTGCACCTATCAGGCTCAGAGATGGTTCCTGGATCTCAGAGAACCCTGAATCTCACGTGTCCTATGTGGATGGACATGCTATTGCGAATGGCGAGCAAGGATGTAACCCTAAAGCACAT CTGAACAGGCACCAAAATCAGGTGCAGGACCAGTTTGAgggaaaaataaaagagcatGATATTGGAAATGGTGCAAGTAAGCTTCCGGATGACGCAGTGCAGCCCCCTTCTAGGGCCAAGTGTTATCAAGATTTCTCATGCCAGCAACAACCAATGCATGCTTTGGTGCCAGATTCCtgtaattatttacaaaatcacCTATCGTATGTGCATCCAGATAACAGTCCTTCTGATCTGACATCAGTAAATCCAACATCTTCTGCTGTCAAAACTGAGACAAATGAGTTGACATCTCCACCAACCAGAGATTCTTCCCATACACCCAGTCTGTTTCAATCTATAAATGGCTCTCATGACCTTCCTCTTCCTGAAGCAGTTCCAACAGGAACTGGAAAAGGAGTAAAGCTACATCGTCACCATGGTAGTCAATCTCAAGTCGAGAGCAATATAAAACCTGCAAACATAGTGGTGCAAGCCACCTCAAGCAATCCTGGTTCTATGACAGAAGAAGCGCATTATAACCAAGGTAAGTCAGAGAATCATAGTGAGTTGGCAGAAGTACGCCACTTTATTCCAGCAGAATTAGGATCCTCAAATGTTCAAGAAAGCTCAACAAGTTCAGGCAAGGATGATGCTTCTCTGGAAGCAGCTAGTTTTCGCCAGCTTAAGCTGGTTATGGAGCAG TTGGATCTAAGAACGAAGATATGCATAAGAGACAGTTTGTACCGTCTCGCCCGGAGTGCTGCAAAAAGGCATAACCATGGAAACTCAAACAGCAGCTTTGATGGTGTAAGAGATGCCAGTGGAACATTACTAGCTGAAGGAGAAAAAAG CTTCGTGGATATTGAAACGGATACAAATCCTATAGACCGCTCGGTAGCACACTTGCTGTTTCACAGACCTTCCGAGTCATCCCCTGCATCCGCCCAATATTCACTGCCATTCAAGTCGCCAAGCATG GTACGGGGATCTGACACAAGTAGACCTGTAATGAAGAACTTGATAGAGAGTGAAGAGGCAGATGACTGCAAACAATTGCTCTCAAAGAGTTAA
- the LOC121809128 gene encoding uncharacterized protein LOC121809128, which yields MRSDMEEEATVKTFFRRFSAMGRGRSSRGQGGGDRSRRAWSDREEMHFIASLKELVATGWKADNGFRSGYLFKLEESMRREFPNTDLRVSPHISSKLHTWKKFYSAVSSILERSGVGFNNHGDFKIDCDEHVWSEIIKADSGARFIRYKSWPYYADWKMVFGKDRATGNNAQDTDRANELCASGSRDSNNPGADGSPPEGEDVYDGVGLNDRVPPDEQTDSVYSNAVDSERRGARKRKRGDALDGLIDVLGKLHEDTNARLDRLSDRIGYEFDVTKARKEVFQMMGLIPGLTLSQVFIASDAILARVERLDYFMSLPEGARQPYVWHALEHYTSN from the exons ATGAGGTCAGACATGGAGGAGGAGGCAACAGTCAAG ACATTTTTTCGCCGATTTTCAGCTATGGGAAGAGGTCGGTCCTCTCGCGGTCAAGGCGGCGGTGACCGGTCTCGGAGGGCATGGAGCGACAGGGAGGAGATGCACTTCATAGCGTCTCTGAAAGAGTTGGTTGCTACTGGATGGAAGGCCGACAATGGATTCAGATCTGGGTATCTCTTCAAGTTGGAAGAATCCATGCGCCGCGAGTTTCCGAACACTGATTTGCGGGTCAGCCCCCACATCTCCTCCAAGCTTCACACTTGGAAAAAGTTTTACTCTGCTGTGTCCTCAATTCTGGAAAGAAGTGGTGTTGGGTTCAACAACCACGGCGACTTCAAGATTGACTGTGACGAGCATGTTTGGAGTGAAATAATCAAG GCTGACAGTGGTGCTCGTTTTATTCGTTACAAGTCGTGGCCGTATTATGCGGACTGGAAGATGGTGTTCGGGAAGGATCGTGCTACCGGCAACAACGCACAAGATACTGACCGTGCGAATGAACTTTGTGCCTCTGGATCCCGTGATTCCAACAACCCCGGCGCGGATGGAAGCCCACCGGAAGGTGAAGATGTCTACGATGGAGTCGGTTTGAATGACCGTGTCCCCCCTGACGAGCAGACCGACAGTGTCTATAGCAACGCAGTAGACAGCGAGCGTCGTGGAGCAAGGAAGCGTAAAAGGGGTGATGCACTTGATGGTCTCATCGACGTCTTAGGAAAACTGCATGAGGACACAAATGCAAGGCTTGACCGTCTGAGTGATCGCATCGGGTATGAGTTTGACGTGACAAAGGCGAGGAAGGAGGTTTTCCAAATGATGGGTCTTATTCCAGGGCTGACCCTGTCTCAAGTTTTCATTGCATCCGACGCAATACTTGCGAGGGTTGAGCGGCTCGACTACTTCATGAGTCTCCCGGAGGGAGCACGCCAACCCTATGTGTGGCATGCGCTTGAGCATTACACTAGCAACTAG
- the LOC121810074 gene encoding uncharacterized protein LOC121810074, with protein MQFQVDGNLQYVCPACRGESCQVKNPEEAVQELWKRRDEADRDLIASLRADAGLPTQEEIFDISPFSDDEESDPASRKNEYNRSLKFSHKGRDEKSPRRTKEYGKKSSNKKHGKKKRNEISFTNGTNTENFGRHTDGKPFGYKSSDNKNEKNQLSEEHATSSSGAGILTEAISEAAISNHKHVDEVIVAPGTKTSRTIKINNNKPQSLTNSEDSHSGMLKTGQGPKLVIHLGGRNRNANSPPTSEASSLKKGRYSNVGTEDASQLKHHESIERASTATTYGDTKDHKMNHAGQIKSSKLQEKEGLLIKFKNVNSESSNISLKHAGGFSKAFESDNPQGAHSLLGKRTTEDGASARWGPEFPGTRRNKHSSIKSGDDVPTMSSELVEENSSFPPTSQASSEGHKPHLIFRIPKNSNTGNQNDQGNMSNADSLRVSGKGDITYTRGQRSKRRRPALGDGDTSQQHEDNTIKEFTDANWILQKLGKDAAGKRVEIHQSSNNTWHRGTVVDVFEAEGASIVAVSLDDGKTKNFELGKQGIRFVSQKQKH; from the exons ATGCAATTTCAAGTCGATGGAAATCTCCAATATGTTTGTCCTGCATGCCGTGGAGAAAGCTGCCAG GTTAAGAATCCTGAGGAGGCTGTTCAGGAACTTTGGAAACGGAGAGATGAAGCTGATAGGGATTTGATAGCCAGCTTGAGAGCAGATGCTGGGTTGCCTACACAGGAAGAAATTTTTGACATTTCACCTTTTTCAGATGATGAAGAGAGTGATCCTGCATCACGAAAGAATGAATATAACCGTTCTTTGAAGTTTTCCCACAAAGGGCGGGATGAAAAATCACCaagaaggactaaagaatatgGAAAGAAATCTTCAAATAAAAAGCATGGCAAGAAGAAGAGAAATGAAATATCTTTTACCAATGGAACCAACACAGAGAATTTTGGCAGACACACTGATGGTAAACCTTTTGGATATAAAAGCAGTGATAAcaagaatgaaaaaaatcaaCTCTCTGAAGAGCATGCAACTTCTTCATCTGGAGCTGGAATCTTAACTGAAGCAATCAGTGAGGCTGCAATCTCTAATCACAAACATGTTGATGAGGTGATTGTAGCTCCTGGAACTAAGACATCCAGGACtatcaaaataaataacaacAAACCTCAAAGTTTGACTAATAGCGAGGATAGTCATAGTGGAATGCTGAAAACTGGGCAGGGCCCAAAGCTTGTCATACATTTGGGTGGCCGAAATAGGAATGCAAATAGTCCTCCTACATCTGAAGCTTCCAGTCTAAAAAAGGGACGATATTCAAATG TGGGCACTGAAGATGCGAGTCAACTGAAACATCATGAGAGCATTGAGAGGGCCAGCACTGCAACTACTTATGGGGATACAAAAG ATCACAAAATGAATCATGCTGGTCAAATCAAAAGCTCCAAATTGCAAGAAAAAGAGGGCCTGTTGATAAAGTTCAAAAATGTCAACTCAGAATCCTCTAACATCAGCTTAAAACACGCAGGAGGATTTTCAAAGGCATTTGAATCTGATAATCCACAGGGTGCACATTCTTTGCTGGGTAAAAGAACTACTGAAGATGGTGCATCAGCAAGGTGGGGACCAGAATTCCCAGGTACTCGGAGGAACAAACATTCTTCAATCAAGAGTGGAGATGATGTGCCTACCATGTCTAGTGAGTTGGTTGAAGAAAATAGTAGCTTTCCGCCCACGTCACAGGCGTCTTCAGAAGGCCACAAGCCTCATTTGATATTTAGAATTCCAAAGAACTCAAACACAGGAAACCAAAATGATCAAGGTAATATGAGTAATGCAGATTCTCTGCGAGTATCTGGAAAGGGGGATATCACTTATACCAGGGGTCAAAGGTCGAAGAGAAGGAGACCAGCACTAGGTGACGGAGACACATCTCAGCAGCATGAAGATAACACAATAAAGGAGTTTACTGATGCCAACTGGATACTTCAAAAATTGGGGAAAGATGCTGCTGGGAAAAGAGTTGAGATTCATCAGTCATCCAACAATACCTG GCATAGGGGAACCGTGGTTGATGTCTTTGAGGCTGAGGGTGCATCAATTGTAGCTGTCTCTCTAGATGATGGAAAGACTAAGAATTTTGAACTTGGAAAGCAAGGTATCCGTTTTGTTTCTCAGAAGCAAAAGCATTGA